GCGAAGGCCGGGATCTCGACCGCGCGTCACTACGCAACGATGAGATCCCGGCCTTCGCCGGGATGACGACTATTCAATACTTAAGCCGGATAGGTCCAGGTGGTGTCGCGCGCGAAATTTTCCGCGGCGAAATCCCAGTTCAGCAATTCGTCGACCACCGCGTCGACATAGGCCGGACGCAGGTTCTTGCGGTCGATATAATAGGCATGCTCCCACACGTCGATGACGACGAGCGGCTTGATGCCCGCGGTCAGTTCGGTGCCCGCATCGTGCGTGTCGGTGACCGACAGCGTGCCGTCGCGCGAGACGAGCCACGCCCAGCCCGAGGCGAAATGGTTGACCGCAGTTTCCTTGAGTTTCTTCTTGAGCTCGTCGAGCGAACCGAAATCGCGGTCGATCGCGGCGGCAAGGTCGCCCGCGGGCGCGGTCTTCGACGGGCTCAGGCTTTCCCAATAGAAAGCATGGTTCCAAGACTGCGCCGCATTGTTGAACAGGCCCTTGTTGCCCGACCCTTCGGCGTGGTGCACGATCTCCTCGAGCGGCTTGTCGGCGAGGTCGGTGCCTTCGATCGCGGCATTAACCTTGTCGACATAGGCCTTGTGATGCTTGCCATGATGCGTCGCCAGCGTGTCGGCCGAAATATGCGGCTCCAGCGCGTCCTGAGCATAGGGGAGAGGAGGATGGGCGATCGTCATGACAGTCTCCATTTTGTTTTTGAGGGGTTTGCGGCGTTAAACTCGGGATCGCCTAGCCGGGTTGCAAGGTCGTGACGCGGAATTTTTCTTTGGATAACCGATAGCTTTGCCATTTATTCGCCTCCGCCGACGCAAACCCCCTTCGTCATCCCGGACTTGATCCGGGATCCATTTGCGCAACGCTGGTTTGAATGGATCCCGGATCAAGTCCGGGATGACGAGGCAAAAGAGGCTATGTCACCATCGCCTGCAGCGTCGCGATCCGGTCGGCCTCTTCGGCGGGCTTGTCGCGGCGGATGCGCGCGATGCGCGGAAAGCGCATCGCGAGCCCCGATTTGTGGCGCTTCGATGCGTGGATCGAATCGAAGGCAACCTCGAGCACCAGCGACTTTTCGACCTCGCGCACCGGGCCGAAGCGATTGAGGGTATTGTCGCGGACGAACTTGTCGAGCCACTTCAATTCCTCGTCGGTGAAGCCCGAATAGGCCTTTCCCACCGGCAGCAATTCGCCCGCGTCCGACCAGCAGCCGAAGGTATAATCCGAATAGAAGCTGGCGCGGCGTCCATTGCCGCGCTGCGCATACATCATCACGCAGTCGGCGATCAGCGGGTCGCGCTTCCACTTGTACCACAGCCCGGCGCGGCGCCCGGCCACATAAGGCGCGTCGCGCCGCTTGAGCATCACCCCCTCGATCGCCGCATCGCGCGCGCCGGCGCGGCGTTCGGCGAGGTCGTCGAAGTCTTTCGCCTCGATCACCTGCGAGAGGTCGAAATGGCTGGTCGCAAGGCGCGGGACGAAGGCCTCCAATTGCCGCCGCCGCTCGGTCCACGGCAGGCCGCGCAAATCGTCGCCATCGACGCCGAGCAGGTCATAGACGCGCACGAAGGCAGGGTAATCGGCGAGCATCTTTTTCGACACCGTCTTGCGCCCGAGCCTTTGCTGGAGCGCGTTGAAGCTGGCGGCTTCGCCGCCCTGCACCTCGCCGCGCACGAGCAATTCGCCGTCGATCACGGCATCCTGATCGAAGGCAGCGACCAGTTCGGGGAACGCCCCGCTGATCTCCTCGCCGCCGCGGCTATAGATTCGCGTCTCGCCGCCGCCATGGACGATCTGGACGCGGATGCCGTCCCATTTCCACTCGACGGCATAGTCGTTGAGGTCCACACTCTGGTCTTCGAGCGGATGCGCGAGCATGAAGGGGCGGAAGAAGGCGACATCGGCGAGGTCGGGCCGCTCCGCCCTTCCCTCGCCCCACTCGAACAGCGGCGCATAGGGCGGCGGGATTGCGTGCCATAGTTCCTCGACATCGTCGACGGGCACATCGAACGCCTGCGCGAACGCCTGTTTGGCGAGCCGCGCCGACACCCCGACGCGCATGCCGCCGAGCGCGAGCTTGAGCAAAGCATAGCGCCCGTCGGCATCAAGCCGGTCGAGCAAGGATGCGACGACCGCGGGCGCATCGCTGCGGCTGGTCGCCGCGAGCGCGTCGACCGCTTCCGACACGCTGAGGTCAGCCTTCTTCCCGGGCCCGTCGGGCCAGAGCAGCGCCGCCGTCTCGGCAGTGTCGCCGACGAAATGGCGCGACAGGCGGAACAGTTCCTCGTCGACCCGCGTCGCGAGAAGCGCCCGCACCGTCCCCGCCTTCACCGCCGGAAAATCGAGACTCTCAGTCAGTGCCGCGATCGCCCAGCCGCGGTCGGGATCGGGGGTGTGACGCAGATAATCGACGATCAGCGCGAGCTTGCTGTTGCGCGAGCGCGTATAGATCAGCCGGTCGATCAGGGCCGCGAAGCGCTTCACACCTCTTCCTCCAGATCGCGGCCGACAAGGTGGAGCGCGCGCGCCTTGCGCTGGGCGAGTTCGCACCAGCGCAGCAGGCCGTCCTCGCTGCCGTGAGTGATCCAGCTCTCCTTCGGGTTCACCTCCTCGATCGTCGCGGTCAGTTCGTCCCAGTCGGCGTGGTCCGAAATGACGAGCGGCAGTTCGACCATCCGCTGCCGCGCGCGCTGGCGGACGCGCATCCAGCCCGATGCCATTGCCGTCACCGGATCGGGCAGCCGCCGCGACCAGCGGTCGTTCAGCGCGGAGGGCGGCGCGAGGACGATCTGCCCTGCCATCTCGGCCTTATCGGTTTCCGAAACCAGCCGCAGTTCGCCGAGGTCGACGCCGTGCACCGCATAAAGCTGACACATCTTTTCGAGTGCGCCGTGGATATAGATCGGCGCATCCCACCCCGCGCCGCGCAGTTCGGCAATCACGCGCTGCGCCTTGCCCAGCGCATAGGCGCCGACGAGCACCGAACGGTCAGGCTCGGCGCGCACCGCGCCGATCAGCTTGGCGATCTCGTCCGACGTTGGCGGGTGGCGAAACACCGGCAGGCCGAAAGTCGCCTCGGTGACGAAGATGTCGCACGGCACGACCTCGAAGGGCGCGCAGGTCGGATCGGGCCGCCGTTTATAGTCGCCGGTGACGACGATCCGTTCGCCCGCATATTCCATCAAGATCTGCGCGCTGCCGAGCACATGTCCCGCGGGATGAAAGCTGAAGCGCACCCCTCCGCGCTCGAAGCCGTCGCCATAGTCATACGCCTGATTATGACTCGCCTCGGCATCGACACCATAGCGCAGCGCCATGATCGCCAGCGTCTCGGGCGTGGCGAACACCGCGCCATGGCCGCTGCGCGCATGGTCGGCGTGACCGTGGGTCACCGCGGCGCGCGCGACGGGGCGCGAGGGGTCGATCCACAGGTCGGCGGGCTTGACGTAGATGCCGCCGGGATGCGGCTCGATCCAGGTCTTCGCCTTTGCCATCAGGCCGCGAGTTTCCGCGCCAGCGCCAGATCGGCAACGAACATCTCGCGTTCCTCGGCGGCGCGCGCGCGGTCGGGCAGGCGCAGCAGGAAGGAGGGATGGATCGTTGCAATCAGCTTCGTGCCCCCGGCCAGTTCGTGCACCGCACCGCGCATCGCCTTGATGCTCGCGCTCTTGCCCGTCACCCCCCGCAGCGCGCTCGCACCCAAAGTGACGATCAGGTCGGGTTGTACCAGCGCGCGCTCCTTGTCGAGCCACCAGCGACAGATATCGATTTCGCCCGTCGTCGGGTTCTGGTGCAGGCGCCGCTTGCCGCGCGGCTCGAACTTGAAATGCTTGACCGCATTGGTCAGGAACAATCGCGTGCGGTCGATCCCCGCTTCTTCCAGCGCCTCGTTCAGCACCAGCCCCGCCGGCCCCACGAAGGGCCGCCCCTGCAGATCCTCCTGATCGCCCGGCTGTTCGCCGACGAGCATGATGCGCGCCGTCTGTGGCCCCTCGCCCGCCACGCCCTGCGTCGCGTTGCAATAGAGCGGACAGCGCGTGCAGCGATCGACCGCGCGCGCGACGTCGTCCAGCGTCTTCACATCGTCGTCGAGGAGCAATTCTTCGGGCACGCGCGTCCGCCATTTGTCGGTCAGGGGGTTCGCCAAGGAAACGGCGGCCTCGCGCATGCGTTCCACCCGCGCTTCGGCGCCCGCGAGCAGCGGCGCGATATCCTGCGCTTCGGGCAGGTTTTTCCAGTATTTCTTCGGCATCTCGGCGCGCATCGCATCGATCTTCACCCGCGCCGGATTGAAGATGGCGCCATAATAGGTGCGCCACTGGTCTTCGACGACATCGCTGTCGGGCACCTCGTCCCTCGTCCCGCCGGGGCCATAGCTCAGCTTTTCGCCGTGCCAGATCGCCCGCGCATCGGGGGTCAGGATCGCCCAGTCCATCCCGTAAAAGCGGCGCTGAAAGAAAGGCGCGGTGAGGCGCAAGATGCGATGCGACGGTTCGAACCACGCCGCAAAGCTTTCGCGGCCCGCTTCTTCGCCGAGCCGCCGGAAGCGGACGAAGGCATGCATCTTGTGGACGTCGCGGCGGATCGCCTTGTCGGCGCCCCGCAGCCAGGCGACCTCGGCGTCGGTCGTGCGCGCGAGCAATTGCCGGTCGTGCAGCGCGCGCCAGACAAGCCGGTAAAGCCGCGCCGGCACCTCGGGATCACGGTAACAGATGACGCGTTCGGCGATCTCGACCAGCGCGCGCGGCAGGCTGAGCCGGCCCGCGGGCGCCGCCGCAACCGCATCGCCGAACAGCGACGCGCCCTCCGCGCTGCCGCGCCAGCTTACCTCGTCCGGCGCCACGCCGCCTGCGAGCAGCCCGCGCGCCGCGCGCCGCCATTCGGCGAAATCGCCCGGCTCCGTCAGGACCACTTCCCTCACAGCGCCAGCGCCAGTTGTTCCGCCGGCGGCGCGAAGCGCGCGCGCAGGTCGGCGCTGTCGGTGAGCTTGCCCGGCCGCCAGTCGGGCGTGATGATGAAGGGCAGCAACTTCTTCACCGACGCCGTCAGCTTGGCGAGATCGCCGAGCCTGAGCTTGCCCAGCCGCCGCGCCGCGACGATCCGGTCGACCGCCTTCGTCCCCAGCCCCGGCACGCGCAGCAGCATTTCGCGCGGCGCGCGGTTGATGTCGACCGGAAAAGCTTCGCGCCGCTGGAGCGCCCACGCCAGCTTGGGATCGATCGCGA
The Sphingopyxis macrogoltabida genome window above contains:
- a CDS encoding superoxide dismutase, with amino-acid sequence MTIAHPPLPYAQDALEPHISADTLATHHGKHHKAYVDKVNAAIEGTDLADKPLEEIVHHAEGSGNKGLFNNAAQSWNHAFYWESLSPSKTAPAGDLAAAIDRDFGSLDELKKKLKETAVNHFASGWAWLVSRDGTLSVTDTHDAGTELTAGIKPLVVIDVWEHAYYIDRKNLRPAYVDAVVDELLNWDFAAENFARDTTWTYPA
- a CDS encoding cisplatin damage response ATP-dependent DNA ligase → MKRFAALIDRLIYTRSRNSKLALIVDYLRHTPDPDRGWAIAALTESLDFPAVKAGTVRALLATRVDEELFRLSRHFVGDTAETAALLWPDGPGKKADLSVSEAVDALAATSRSDAPAVVASLLDRLDADGRYALLKLALGGMRVGVSARLAKQAFAQAFDVPVDDVEELWHAIPPPYAPLFEWGEGRAERPDLADVAFFRPFMLAHPLEDQSVDLNDYAVEWKWDGIRVQIVHGGGETRIYSRGGEEISGAFPELVAAFDQDAVIDGELLVRGEVQGGEAASFNALQQRLGRKTVSKKMLADYPAFVRVYDLLGVDGDDLRGLPWTERRRQLEAFVPRLATSHFDLSQVIEAKDFDDLAERRAGARDAAIEGVMLKRRDAPYVAGRRAGLWYKWKRDPLIADCVMMYAQRGNGRRASFYSDYTFGCWSDAGELLPVGKAYSGFTDEELKWLDKFVRDNTLNRFGPVREVEKSLVLEVAFDSIHASKRHKSGLAMRFPRIARIRRDKPAEEADRIATLQAMVT
- a CDS encoding ligase-associated DNA damage response exonuclease; translation: MAKAKTWIEPHPGGIYVKPADLWIDPSRPVARAAVTHGHADHARSGHGAVFATPETLAIMALRYGVDAEASHNQAYDYGDGFERGGVRFSFHPAGHVLGSAQILMEYAGERIVVTGDYKRRPDPTCAPFEVVPCDIFVTEATFGLPVFRHPPTSDEIAKLIGAVRAEPDRSVLVGAYALGKAQRVIAELRGAGWDAPIYIHGALEKMCQLYAVHGVDLGELRLVSETDKAEMAGQIVLAPPSALNDRWSRRLPDPVTAMASGWMRVRQRARQRMVELPLVISDHADWDELTATIEEVNPKESWITHGSEDGLLRWCELAQRKARALHLVGRDLEEEV
- a CDS encoding UdgX family uracil-DNA binding protein (This protein belongs to the uracil DNA glycosylase superfamily, members of which act in excision repair of DNA. However, it belongs more specifically to UdgX branch, whose founding member was found to bind uracil in DNA (where it does not belong), without cleaving it, appears to promote DNA repair by a pathway involving RecA, rather than base excision.), translated to MREVVLTEPGDFAEWRRAARGLLAGGVAPDEVSWRGSAEGASLFGDAVAAAPAGRLSLPRALVEIAERVICYRDPEVPARLYRLVWRALHDRQLLARTTDAEVAWLRGADKAIRRDVHKMHAFVRFRRLGEEAGRESFAAWFEPSHRILRLTAPFFQRRFYGMDWAILTPDARAIWHGEKLSYGPGGTRDEVPDSDVVEDQWRTYYGAIFNPARVKIDAMRAEMPKKYWKNLPEAQDIAPLLAGAEARVERMREAAVSLANPLTDKWRTRVPEELLLDDDVKTLDDVARAVDRCTRCPLYCNATQGVAGEGPQTARIMLVGEQPGDQEDLQGRPFVGPAGLVLNEALEEAGIDRTRLFLTNAVKHFKFEPRGKRRLHQNPTTGEIDICRWWLDKERALVQPDLIVTLGASALRGVTGKSASIKAMRGAVHELAGGTKLIATIHPSFLLRLPDRARAAEEREMFVADLALARKLAA